TTTATTTTTGTATTTATTTAATAAAAACATGCTGTCGGGACCCCCACTAACAGCAATTAAATATTTCATCTTAATTCTTTCTATTAAACTTATTCATAATTGTTTGAATATCATTGAACGCAAAAGAGATTGCGGCATTAGCCGCATTATCTAAAACAGGTTCTAAAATAACCATTTCTTCTGATTTAAATCTACCTAAAACAAAATCACGTAATTGACCTTGATGTGGTACATCAATTCCAATTTTCATTCTTTTAAAATCTTGATTTGATAAGTGTTTGATAATGCTAATTACACCATTGTGACTACCACCACTTCCGCCAATTTTGATAGCGCTTTTGCCTAGAGGAA
The nucleotide sequence above comes from Mycoplasma sp. Pen4. Encoded proteins:
- the pth gene encoding aminoacyl-tRNA hydrolase, which translates into the protein MKLIVGLGNPGNEYTYTRHNAGFLVIDKICKKLGVELNKNKFNGSYVKVDDLIIAKPMTYMNNSGEFVQALAQFFKILPDDIMVIHDEKDFPLGKSAIKIGGSGGSHNGVISIIKHLSNQDFKRMKIGIDVPHQGQLRDFVLGRFKSEEMVILEPVLDNAANAAISFAFNDIQTIMNKFNRKN